The Effusibacillus pohliae DSM 22757 genome segment CCGTCATGCCAAAGTGGCCGTGGTAAATCCGCTTGGCCCCCAATTTTTCCAGTTTCTCGATCGAGGCGAAGACGGCCTCACGGTCAAATTCGGACGGGGAGGTGCTTGGATAGATCGGTTCAAACTCAAGTCCCGTGAACTGTTTCACATACCGGATGCCGATCGTATCGCCGGTAAAGATGCCTTCCGACACCGGATCGTAAATCGAAAAATGGTGCCGCGCATGACCCGGCGTATCGTAAAACGTCAGCACTCGGCCGCCTCCCAGGTCGATCGTGTCGCCTTCCTCCCGGATTAAAATCCGATCTTCCGGAACCGGCAGAATCTCGCCGAACGCAGTTTCCAGCAGTTCGCCGTAAACGGCCCGGGCGCCTGCGATCAGCCGGCTCGGATCGACCAGATGCCTTGCGCCGCGCGGATGGACGACCACCGTCGCTCGCGGAAAATGAGGCAGGATAGAACCGGCTCCGCCGGAATGATCGAGATGGATGTGCGTGACAATGATATAGTCCACCTGCTCGGGACGGATGTCCAATTGCTCCAGGCCGGCCAGTATGTACGGTTTGGAAAGCGAGGAGCCGGTCTCGACGATGGCGGTTTTTTCGCCTTGTATGACATAACAGCCGGTGCGCCCCTGTATGCCTCCTTCCATCAGATCGATGATCGTGATGCCGGAGCCGAGCGGGTGCAAAATCGGTTCGATGTTGTACATGCGAATCATCTCCTAGCTTTGGTGTGATTTTTCAACAGTGTAGCGCGACAGGTTTAACAGGATTCCCATCGCCACCATCTTCATCAGCATCGCCGTGCCCCCGTATGTGATGAACGGAAGCGGAATCCCCATTACCGGAAAGACGCCGATCACCATCCCGATGTTGACAAAAGCGGCGATCCCGATCATCGCCGCAATCCCGATCGCCATCAGTGCGCCAAACCGATCGGGCAGCAGCGAGGCGATCCGCAGCGCCCGCCAGACCAGAACAGCAAACAGCAGGATCAGCAGGATGCCGCCGATCGCTCCCCACTCTTCGTGGAAGATGGAGAAGATAAAATCGGTGTGCGGCTCCGGCAGATAGCCGAATTTTTCGATGCTGCGGCCGAGCCCTCGCCCCGTCCAGCCGCCGGATGCGATCGCATAAAGGGAGTGCGCCTGCTGCCAGCCGTTGGTTAGCAGATTGGCTTCCGAGAAAGGATCGAGAAACGAGAACACGCGCTCTCTTCGATAGCCGGAAAAAAGAACCAGCGGAACTGCCGCCAGAGCGGACGGCAAGACCACTTTCTCAAGGTGCCGTAGCGGAACGCCGCTCCCGAACAGGATGGCGAGCGCGGTGACGACGATCAGCGCGGCCGCGTCCATATCCGGCTCCAGGATCACCAGCAGCGCGAACAGGCCGGCCACCACCAGCGGCGGGACAACCGTTTTTTTGAAAGTGTCCAGTTGATCCTGTTTCTTTGCAAGGATATGCGACGCGTAGATGATAATTGACAAGGTCGCGAGTTCCGACGGTTGGAAGGAAAGAGGTCCCAGATTGATCCAACGGTGGACATCTTTTACGGCCGGTAACAATAACACCAG includes the following:
- a CDS encoding MBL fold metallo-hydrolase, whose protein sequence is MYNIEPILHPLGSGITIIDLMEGGIQGRTGCYVIQGEKTAIVETGSSLSKPYILAGLEQLDIRPEQVDYIIVTHIHLDHSGGAGSILPHFPRATVVVHPRGARHLVDPSRLIAGARAVYGELLETAFGEILPVPEDRILIREEGDTIDLGGGRVLTFYDTPGHARHHFSIYDPVSEGIFTGDTIGIRYVKQFTGLEFEPIYPSTSPSEFDREAVFASIEKLEKLGAKRIYHGHFGMTEPATLAFERTRKTVAAFVEIARSSFAPGMDWTILADQLKQYIKEDMAEQGHPVQDLTPFDLDQAVNAKGLLYSLEKEAKNR
- the ftsW gene encoding putative lipid II flippase FtsW produces the protein MNLTRHRPDFLLLVTILLLVSIGLLTIYSASMIWAYLQGKPAHYFFIRQCIWVSVGLVAMIVTMNLPFWIWRKLLPLLLLASIGTLCLVLLLPAVKDVHRWINLGPLSFQPSELATLSIIIYASHILAKKQDQLDTFKKTVVPPLVVAGLFALLVILEPDMDAAALIVVTALAILFGSGVPLRHLEKVVLPSALAAVPLVLFSGYRRERVFSFLDPFSEANLLTNGWQQAHSLYAIASGGWTGRGLGRSIEKFGYLPEPHTDFIFSIFHEEWGAIGGILLILLFAVLVWRALRIASLLPDRFGALMAIGIAAMIGIAAFVNIGMVIGVFPVMGIPLPFITYGGTAMLMKMVAMGILLNLSRYTVEKSHQS